From Alteromonas australica, one genomic window encodes:
- the rnt gene encoding ribonuclease T: MSESSHALSHRFRGYFPVVIDVETAGFNANTDALLEIAAVTVKMDEQGILHPDLTFHYHIDPFEGANLEPAALEFNGIDPTCALRGAIEESAAMKELCKGIRKAQKDANCQRSVIVAHNATFDQSFVNAAIARCNIKRTPFHPFVSFDTTSLAGLSLGQTVLVKACRAAGIHFDQKEAHSALYDAQKTTELFCYMVNRYKALGGWPLTEAS; encoded by the coding sequence ATGTCTGAGTCTTCACATGCTTTATCTCACCGTTTCAGAGGTTATTTCCCCGTGGTTATCGATGTCGAAACCGCAGGATTTAACGCAAACACAGACGCTTTGTTAGAAATTGCAGCGGTAACCGTGAAAATGGATGAACAGGGTATTCTGCATCCTGATCTTACCTTTCACTATCATATTGACCCTTTTGAAGGTGCCAATTTAGAACCTGCTGCTCTCGAGTTTAACGGTATTGACCCAACTTGCGCATTGCGTGGTGCCATAGAAGAAAGCGCCGCCATGAAAGAATTATGTAAAGGCATACGCAAAGCGCAAAAAGACGCTAATTGCCAACGCTCAGTCATTGTGGCGCACAACGCCACCTTCGATCAGAGCTTTGTCAATGCCGCAATAGCAAGGTGTAATATAAAGCGCACGCCTTTTCACCCTTTTGTCTCCTTTGATACCACTAGCTTAGCTGGGTTGTCATTAGGCCAAACCGTGCTGGTGAAGGCTTGCCGTGCTGCGGGTATTCACTTCGATCAGAAAGAAGCGCATAGTGCATTATATGATGCTCAAAAAACGACGGAACTATTTTGCTACATGGTCAACCGCTACAAAGCATTAGGGGGCTGGCCCCTCACCGAAGCTTCCTGA
- the cspE gene encoding transcription antiterminator/RNA stability regulator CspE encodes MSDTVNGTVKWFNEEKGFGFLTQDGGGKDVFVHFRSIASDGFKTLAEGQAVSFSVEQGQKGLQAANVVVL; translated from the coding sequence ATGTCTGATACAGTTAACGGTACAGTTAAGTGGTTTAACGAAGAAAAAGGTTTTGGTTTCCTAACTCAAGACGGTGGCGGTAAAGATGTATTCGTACATTTCCGTTCAATCGCTTCTGACGGTTTCAAAACTCTAGCTGAAGGCCAAGCGGTAAGCTTCAGTGTAGAACAAGGTCAAAAAGGCCTTCAAGCTGCAAACGTTGTTGTTCTTTAA
- a CDS encoding RNA polymerase sigma factor, giving the protein MTTKSTVAETFLKYRSKLMRAVSAIVGADDIEDIVQEAFIKSYEAELKQEIRYERTYMLKTARNLALNHIAKAENKNKQTVDDMDFLPHELVGYSLEKNVESKERFIHFCRATDTLSADVKRVFLLKKVYGMRQKDIAELVGLSESTVEKHVAKGLMLCSRYLAELAKDNVPAPLSKKDNQDISRS; this is encoded by the coding sequence ATGACCACGAAGTCGACAGTCGCCGAAACCTTTCTTAAATATCGCTCTAAGCTTATGCGTGCAGTGAGTGCTATTGTTGGCGCTGATGATATCGAAGACATCGTTCAAGAAGCCTTTATAAAAAGTTACGAAGCCGAGTTAAAACAAGAGATACGCTACGAGCGTACGTATATGCTAAAGACGGCGCGTAATTTAGCGTTGAACCATATTGCAAAAGCAGAAAATAAAAATAAACAAACTGTAGATGATATGGATTTTTTGCCTCACGAACTGGTGGGGTACAGCCTAGAAAAAAATGTAGAAAGTAAAGAGCGTTTTATTCACTTTTGCCGAGCCACAGATACGCTATCTGCGGATGTGAAACGGGTCTTTTTACTGAAAAAAGTTTATGGCATGCGACAGAAAGATATCGCTGAGTTGGTGGGACTGAGTGAAAGTACGGTAGAAAAGCATGTCGCCAAAGGTTTAATGTTATGTTCCCGCTATTTAGCCGAACTAGCAAAAGATAACGTGCCCGCCCCGTTATCTAAAAAAGACAATCAGGACATCAGCCGTAGTTAA
- a CDS encoding flagellar protein MotY, translated as MAVKLKYLFLFCLVATTSVSAAMRQYAATVETSSWEVADASRLQCTLNHELPGYGAAMFTSVASKQLNMEFELDMHLLPNHFDVAAVYSVPPRWMPGVAPKTIADMTIRKQYNGDLPQDAAWTMLSELEKGFWPTIYYNDWYNKNDKVSVALNASNFAHVYNEFVQCVSNLLPYNFDDIAYTVLSYQKNSTELSKYSQKRLTMIGEYLKEDSELELVLLDGYTDSYGGRWNNEQLSIRRANEVKSYLTTLGVPEDRIQLTGHGEKRHIAPNDTRDARAQNRRVVVRLSKG; from the coding sequence GTGGCTGTGAAACTTAAATACTTATTTCTTTTCTGCTTGGTAGCGACGACTTCGGTCAGTGCGGCTATGCGCCAATATGCCGCTACCGTGGAAACATCGTCGTGGGAAGTCGCGGACGCCTCTCGTTTACAGTGTACCCTCAATCATGAATTACCAGGGTATGGAGCTGCAATGTTTACCAGCGTCGCGTCAAAACAACTCAATATGGAATTTGAGTTAGACATGCATTTGCTGCCCAACCATTTTGACGTTGCCGCTGTGTATTCGGTTCCGCCACGGTGGATGCCTGGTGTAGCACCAAAAACCATTGCAGACATGACAATTCGTAAACAATACAACGGTGACTTACCGCAAGACGCTGCTTGGACAATGTTGTCAGAACTCGAAAAAGGATTTTGGCCCACCATTTACTACAACGACTGGTACAACAAAAACGACAAAGTGAGCGTGGCGTTGAACGCAAGTAATTTTGCGCATGTTTACAACGAATTTGTACAGTGTGTATCAAACCTGCTGCCCTATAATTTTGATGATATTGCGTACACTGTATTGTCTTATCAAAAAAATAGTACTGAGCTATCAAAGTACTCGCAAAAGCGATTAACCATGATAGGTGAATATTTAAAAGAAGACAGCGAACTTGAACTGGTGCTTTTAGATGGTTACACAGACAGTTATGGCGGGCGCTGGAACAACGAACAATTGTCGATTAGACGCGCCAATGAAGTAAAATCCTACCTAACAACCCTTGGCGTGCCTGAAGACAGAATTCAGCTTACTGGCCATGGTGAAAAACGTCATATCGCGCCGAACGACACCCGGGATGCTCGGGCGCAGAACAGGCGCGTGGTAGTAAGATTATCTAAGGGTTAG
- a CDS encoding TonB-dependent receptor plug domain-containing protein: MNTRLSLLTKNVRSVLAASAAFSVMATAPVYAQEAETEAKAEDYEQIAIVGSRAAPRSVADSAVPIDIISDEEFKQQGATDMVSMMQTVVPSFNVNDQPINDASTLVRPANLRGMASDHTLVLVNGKRRHRSAVITFLGGGLSDGAQGPDISVIPAAALKQVEVLRDGAAAQYGSDAIAGVINFVLNDASEGGSFEARYGSYYEGDGDMIQLAGNVGMPLSENGFINLSAEYRTADDTSRSVQRDDAAELIAGGNSFVADPAQVWGSPEIKYDVKLFANLGLTLSDTSEAYMFGNYAEREVEGGFYFRNPHNRGGVYDGGIEAADIDGDGVIGEDEGYQLLLVGDLTGDMSGNCPTDIRVGDNVLDNQTYIDQVQNNPDCFAFNEILPGGFTPRFGGVVTDMSLVFGTKGELENDITYDVSLNLGENEVDFLISNTINPSLGPDTPFEFSPGRYIQSEQTLDIDFTKPFEMGLYEPLFVASGFQYRHESYESIAGDTASYEIGPLATQGFGIGSNGFPGLAANSQGEVSRHNIAFYVDAEAYVTENFMLAAALRYEDYSDFGDTTKGKIAFRWQALEDIAFRGAYSTGFKAPTLGQSNVRNVTTAFGTNGELIDRATLPPTDPVSVLKGGEALTPEESESITFGIVANFDSGLFITADYYNIEVTDRISTASGIELTDEDIAILLEQGIDDASSFSEISFFTNDFDTTTEGVDVVANYSMEMLGGDTKFSLAYNWTSTTVDEASPNISEERIRMLEDNLPAVRYSATANHTNGDWRVLARLNYYGSIFEDHLDSALPIDKVGSEFTVDLEVAYNVSEEFTVTVGAKNAFDEYPDENTQYAGIAGSLYPTTSPIGINGGFYYLRGMYTF, from the coding sequence ATGAACACACGCTTGTCTTTATTGACAAAAAACGTCCGATCCGTGCTTGCTGCTTCAGCTGCATTTTCTGTTATGGCCACTGCGCCTGTTTATGCTCAAGAAGCGGAAACGGAAGCCAAAGCAGAAGATTATGAGCAAATAGCCATCGTAGGCTCTCGTGCAGCACCGCGTTCCGTTGCTGATTCTGCGGTACCTATTGATATTATTTCTGATGAAGAGTTTAAGCAGCAGGGCGCTACCGATATGGTGTCTATGATGCAAACTGTGGTGCCGTCATTCAACGTGAACGACCAACCAATTAATGACGCTTCAACCTTAGTACGCCCTGCCAACCTGCGTGGTATGGCATCGGACCACACCCTCGTTTTAGTGAATGGTAAGCGTCGCCACCGTTCTGCCGTGATTACCTTTTTAGGCGGCGGTTTATCTGATGGGGCACAGGGTCCTGATATTTCTGTTATTCCAGCGGCAGCGCTAAAGCAAGTTGAAGTATTGCGTGATGGTGCAGCAGCACAATACGGTTCAGATGCTATTGCAGGGGTCATTAACTTTGTTCTTAACGATGCCTCAGAAGGGGGCTCGTTTGAAGCGCGTTATGGCTCTTACTACGAAGGCGATGGTGACATGATTCAGCTTGCGGGTAATGTAGGCATGCCTTTATCTGAAAACGGGTTTATCAACCTGTCGGCTGAATATCGCACTGCCGACGACACCTCTCGAAGCGTACAGCGTGACGACGCCGCAGAGCTTATTGCCGGTGGGAATAGCTTTGTCGCTGACCCAGCGCAAGTGTGGGGGTCTCCTGAAATTAAATACGACGTTAAGTTATTTGCTAACCTAGGTTTAACGTTATCCGACACCAGCGAAGCCTATATGTTTGGTAACTATGCTGAACGTGAAGTGGAAGGTGGTTTCTATTTCCGTAACCCCCACAACCGTGGTGGTGTTTACGATGGTGGCATTGAAGCGGCCGATATTGATGGTGATGGCGTTATTGGTGAAGACGAAGGTTATCAATTACTTTTAGTGGGCGATTTAACGGGCGATATGTCGGGTAATTGCCCCACCGATATTCGTGTTGGTGACAATGTCCTTGATAACCAAACGTACATCGATCAAGTGCAGAATAACCCTGACTGTTTTGCGTTCAACGAAATTCTACCCGGTGGCTTTACTCCAAGGTTCGGTGGTGTGGTAACCGACATGTCGTTGGTCTTTGGTACCAAAGGTGAGCTAGAAAACGACATTACCTACGATGTAAGCCTAAACCTTGGGGAAAACGAAGTTGATTTCCTCATAAGCAATACGATTAACCCGTCGTTAGGGCCAGATACCCCTTTTGAATTTAGTCCGGGCCGTTATATTCAGTCTGAACAAACGTTGGATATCGACTTTACTAAGCCCTTCGAGATGGGCTTGTACGAACCTTTATTTGTTGCCTCCGGTTTCCAATATCGCCATGAAAGCTATGAAAGTATTGCGGGTGACACTGCGTCTTATGAAATTGGGCCACTAGCCACACAAGGGTTTGGCATAGGGTCAAATGGTTTCCCTGGTTTAGCGGCTAACAGTCAAGGTGAAGTGTCTCGTCACAACATTGCATTTTACGTAGACGCTGAAGCCTACGTGACTGAGAACTTTATGTTAGCAGCAGCATTGCGCTATGAAGACTATTCCGATTTTGGTGATACCACCAAAGGTAAAATTGCGTTTCGATGGCAGGCGCTGGAAGACATTGCATTTCGTGGTGCTTATTCAACTGGATTTAAAGCACCCACGCTGGGGCAAAGTAATGTTCGTAACGTGACCACCGCATTTGGTACTAACGGCGAACTTATTGACCGTGCAACATTGCCGCCTACCGACCCTGTCTCGGTGCTAAAAGGTGGGGAAGCGCTAACACCAGAAGAATCTGAAAGCATCACATTTGGTATTGTGGCTAATTTCGATAGTGGCCTATTTATTACTGCAGATTACTACAATATTGAAGTTACCGATCGTATCAGTACAGCATCGGGTATTGAGTTAACCGATGAAGATATTGCTATCTTGTTAGAGCAAGGTATCGACGATGCGTCTAGTTTCTCTGAAATCAGCTTCTTTACCAATGACTTTGATACAACCACTGAAGGTGTGGATGTGGTGGCTAACTACAGCATGGAAATGCTGGGTGGCGATACTAAGTTCTCCCTTGCGTACAACTGGACATCGACCACAGTGGATGAAGCATCACCGAATATTTCAGAAGAACGTATCCGCATGTTAGAAGATAACCTGCCAGCAGTGCGTTACAGCGCGACAGCGAATCACACTAATGGTGATTGGCGTGTGCTTGCACGTTTGAATTATTACGGTAGCATTTTTGAAGATCACTTAGATTCAGCGTTACCTATCGACAAGGTAGGTTCTGAATTTACCGTAGATTTAGAGGTAGCATACAATGTTTCGGAAGAGTTTACCGTGACGGTTGGTGCGAAGAACGCCTTTGATGAATACCCAGATGAAAATACCCAATATGCAGGCATTGCAGGTTCATTGTATCCGACTACGTCTCCCATCGGCATCAATGGTGGTTTCTATTACCTGAGAGGTATGTACACCTTCTAA
- the gloA gene encoding lactoylglutathione lyase, translating into MRMLHTMLRVEDLDASLHFYTELMGMKLLRRSDNKEYEYTLAFVGYGDESHATVLELTYNWGENTYDKGNAYGHIAIEVEDIYGFCGELENQGAEVYRKPGPVKGGQTIIAFVRDPDGYAIELIQAK; encoded by the coding sequence ATGAGAATGTTACACACTATGCTTCGAGTTGAAGATCTCGATGCCTCTTTGCATTTCTATACTGAACTTATGGGTATGAAACTACTACGCCGTTCAGACAATAAAGAATATGAGTACACACTTGCGTTTGTTGGCTACGGTGATGAAAGCCACGCCACCGTGCTTGAGCTAACTTACAATTGGGGCGAAAACACGTACGACAAAGGCAATGCGTATGGCCATATTGCCATTGAAGTGGAAGATATTTACGGGTTTTGTGGTGAATTGGAAAACCAGGGCGCTGAGGTTTATCGCAAGCCTGGGCCGGTAAAAGGCGGGCAAACCATCATTGCATTTGTACGTGACCCAGATGGCTACGCCATTGAACTGATCCAAGCCAAATAA
- a CDS encoding TonB-dependent receptor → MSITSSLAQQNTTPDGPITFSIPAQDADAALTELAKQANTTLLFPFDIAKRVKANALSGSFTLNEALVLLLEGTPLAVVTSAAGEISIRSRAALEVKAQDGRKVAKNKQDDGEHQLERIAVVGTRSTPRSVVDSPVPLDIIGSDALAAQGNSDVLSMLSSMVPSLSVNDQPINDATSLVRPANLRGMASDHTLLLVNGKRRHRSAVITFLGGGLSDGAQGPDISVIPAYALKQVEVLRDGASAQYGSDAIAGVINFVLKDSPSGGSVALKTGVYSEGDGALFQLQANQGFALGNHGFLNATVEYRQQEGTSRSVQRDDAAELIDMGNTAIANPAQVWGALDVNEDVKMSINTGWRFTDHVEGYTFSTYAHRDIAGGFYYRNPQTREGVFSQTDDVSGVRTLLVGDLDGVGQGIACPTIVLDSTNVLDNPLYQQIADNSTEVGANCFAFNEWFPGGFTPQFGGTITDASLTSGLRIDLNNGWALDVSGSLGYSDIAYTLSGTVNPSLGPDTPLTFSPGSVSQIERTFNFDLTKLIDTPLAEPVSLALGAEWRRETYFQHAGDEASFEAGPLAYDPNTGLSQGFSIGSNGFPGYQPQSAGHWSRSNWALYSDVELFVTDPWQLALALRVEHFTDFGSTFDGKLSTRYQFNDYTAVRGSINTGFKAPTVGQSNVINVTTAYAANGLEDQATLPPTDLISQQLGASALQPEESVNYSFGAVMQLNANIFATLDYFTIRLSDRISTTSAIPLTQEDIDALTALGREDAVNYNAAKYFTNDFGTRTQGIDFVLHYEENLWDWQNKLILAYNWTDTQVERVTLYPTLVDGVMQLRPNLTSQRIRMLEDNLPAHRGSVTLEQSQGRLNFIWRMNYFSDFYEDHLDASAGMDIYGSDTLTFDAQVTWYYSPTMRVTLGAQNLFDNTPEENPFKGEVGALYPPTSPGGINGAFYYLGFEYTFN, encoded by the coding sequence TTGAGCATTACGTCTAGCTTAGCGCAGCAAAACACAACACCCGATGGCCCAATTACCTTTTCTATTCCTGCACAAGATGCCGATGCGGCGTTAACAGAACTTGCTAAGCAAGCGAATACCACTTTGTTATTTCCTTTCGACATTGCCAAACGAGTCAAGGCCAATGCGTTGTCAGGCTCTTTTACCCTTAATGAAGCCTTAGTGTTGCTACTAGAAGGCACGCCGCTTGCGGTAGTTACCAGCGCAGCCGGTGAAATAAGTATACGTTCCAGAGCGGCGTTGGAAGTGAAGGCGCAGGACGGCAGAAAAGTGGCCAAGAACAAGCAAGACGATGGAGAACATCAGCTAGAGCGGATTGCCGTTGTGGGCACACGAAGCACGCCAAGAAGCGTGGTAGATTCACCGGTGCCATTGGATATTATTGGGTCTGATGCCTTGGCTGCACAGGGTAACTCCGATGTACTCTCTATGCTAAGTAGTATGGTGCCTTCCCTAAGCGTTAACGACCAACCCATTAATGATGCAACAAGCCTCGTTAGGCCAGCGAATTTACGCGGTATGGCATCTGATCACACGCTACTACTGGTGAATGGTAAGCGTAGGCACAGATCGGCGGTTATCACCTTTCTTGGTGGCGGATTGTCTGACGGAGCTCAAGGGCCAGATATTTCCGTCATTCCAGCTTATGCGCTTAAACAAGTTGAAGTTTTGAGAGACGGTGCCTCGGCGCAGTACGGGTCAGACGCCATCGCAGGGGTCATCAATTTTGTGCTTAAAGATAGCCCTTCAGGTGGCAGTGTAGCCTTAAAAACAGGGGTATATTCTGAGGGCGATGGAGCGCTATTCCAGCTGCAAGCTAATCAAGGGTTTGCTTTAGGAAATCACGGGTTTCTTAATGCTACGGTTGAATATCGCCAGCAAGAGGGGACCTCCCGTTCAGTGCAGCGCGACGACGCAGCCGAACTCATTGATATGGGAAATACTGCAATAGCTAACCCTGCCCAAGTGTGGGGTGCGCTTGATGTGAATGAAGACGTGAAAATGTCGATAAATACCGGTTGGCGTTTTACAGATCACGTTGAAGGTTATACATTTTCTACTTACGCCCATCGTGATATAGCGGGTGGTTTTTATTATCGCAACCCACAAACTCGAGAGGGCGTATTCAGCCAAACCGACGATGTTTCAGGCGTGCGAACGCTGTTGGTGGGCGACTTAGATGGCGTAGGGCAGGGAATAGCGTGCCCCACCATCGTGTTGGATAGCACAAATGTGTTGGACAATCCGCTTTATCAGCAAATTGCCGATAATAGTACCGAGGTTGGCGCAAATTGCTTTGCCTTTAACGAGTGGTTTCCCGGCGGGTTCACGCCACAATTTGGGGGCACGATCACCGATGCATCACTGACCTCCGGCTTGCGCATTGACCTTAACAATGGCTGGGCGCTAGACGTGAGCGGGAGCTTAGGCTACTCGGATATTGCTTATACGCTGTCGGGCACAGTGAACCCTTCGCTTGGGCCTGATACGCCTCTGACGTTTTCGCCAGGTTCAGTGAGTCAAATAGAGCGAACGTTTAATTTCGACTTAACTAAGTTGATAGACACGCCGCTGGCGGAGCCTGTTAGTTTAGCGTTAGGGGCTGAGTGGCGCAGAGAAACCTACTTTCAGCATGCCGGTGATGAAGCGTCGTTTGAGGCCGGCCCTTTGGCCTACGATCCAAATACGGGGTTATCCCAAGGCTTTTCAATCGGCTCGAATGGATTTCCAGGTTATCAGCCTCAATCCGCAGGACATTGGAGTAGAAGTAACTGGGCATTATATTCGGATGTGGAATTGTTCGTGACCGATCCCTGGCAGTTGGCACTAGCGTTACGGGTAGAGCACTTTACCGACTTTGGATCTACATTTGATGGTAAGTTGAGTACTCGCTATCAATTTAATGATTACACCGCCGTTCGAGGCTCTATCAATACAGGCTTTAAAGCGCCAACGGTAGGCCAAAGCAATGTAATAAACGTGACCACCGCCTATGCTGCAAATGGCTTAGAAGACCAGGCAACGTTGCCGCCCACCGACCTTATATCTCAACAATTAGGTGCTAGTGCACTGCAACCTGAAGAGTCGGTGAACTATAGCTTTGGCGCTGTTATGCAGCTAAATGCAAATATCTTCGCCACGCTGGATTATTTTACAATACGTTTAAGCGACCGTATCAGCACAACCTCAGCGATTCCGCTTACCCAAGAAGATATTGACGCCTTAACGGCGTTAGGCAGAGAAGATGCAGTTAATTACAATGCGGCCAAATACTTCACGAACGATTTTGGTACGCGCACACAAGGCATAGACTTCGTCTTACATTACGAAGAAAACCTATGGGATTGGCAAAATAAACTTATCCTTGCCTATAACTGGACAGATACCCAAGTTGAACGAGTGACCCTATACCCCACCTTAGTCGATGGCGTTATGCAGTTGCGGCCTAACCTCACATCACAGCGTATTCGTATGCTAGAAGACAACCTGCCAGCCCACCGAGGTAGCGTTACCCTAGAGCAAAGTCAGGGCAGGCTTAATTTTATATGGCGAATGAATTATTTCAGTGATTTCTACGAAGACCATTTAGATGCGTCTGCGGGAATGGATATCTACGGCAGTGATACCCTTACATTTGATGCGCAAGTAACTTGGTACTATTCGCCAACAATGAGAGTCACCTTGGGGGCGCAAAACCTGTTTGATAATACCCCTGAAGAAAATCCCTTCAAAGGTGAAGTTGGTGCCTTGTACCCGCCCACATCTCCAGGCGGAATTAACGGCGCATTTTATTATTTAGGCTTTGAATATACGTTTAATTAA
- a CDS encoding bacterioferritin-associated ferredoxin has translation MFVCMCYGVTDKTIRAAVQDQGVGNMRELRAQLELGSQCGKCIQMAQQIIDQTIVDDSLFKNVG, from the coding sequence ATGTTTGTATGTATGTGCTACGGTGTGACCGATAAAACTATCCGCGCTGCTGTACAAGATCAAGGTGTGGGTAACATGCGTGAGTTGCGTGCGCAATTAGAGTTAGGCTCACAGTGTGGCAAGTGTATACAAATGGCACAACAAATCATCGACCAGACCATTGTTGATGACTCGCTATTTAAAAACGTCGGCTAG
- the glpQ gene encoding glycerophosphodiester phosphodiesterase, giving the protein MSLTRYIFIGCSALVSSLSVAEPFDIIAHRGASGFLPEHTLEAATLAFAQRPDFIEQDVVITKDGVPVVLHDIHLETVTNVEDVYSDRARDDGRFYALDFTLAELKRLRVHERQNTDGSPVFPNRYQGTQAHFTIATLAEHIELITQLNRQFDTDIGIYPEIKSPAWHREQGVDISKIVLATLGDYGMTDKNANSYLQCFDFAEVKRLRDELGYQGNLVMLIADNSWGESATDYTYLRTEAGMAEVSKYADGIGPWLGQLLNTEALKAGKVEAQPWLAFAQQNKLIIHPYTFRKDALPPGFTSEQLLTTLKDILAVDGVFTDQVPTVKTWREKSN; this is encoded by the coding sequence ATGAGCTTAACCCGTTACATATTCATTGGCTGCTCAGCGCTAGTGAGTTCTCTAAGTGTTGCAGAGCCTTTCGACATCATTGCCCACAGAGGTGCCTCGGGGTTCTTACCTGAACATACATTGGAAGCGGCCACTTTAGCCTTCGCTCAGCGCCCTGACTTTATAGAGCAAGACGTCGTTATAACAAAAGACGGTGTGCCCGTAGTGCTGCACGACATACACCTTGAAACCGTGACAAATGTAGAAGACGTCTACAGTGATAGAGCACGAGACGATGGTCGCTTCTATGCGCTAGATTTCACTTTAGCGGAATTGAAACGCTTACGGGTTCATGAAAGACAAAATACCGATGGCTCGCCAGTTTTTCCAAACCGTTATCAGGGAACACAAGCCCATTTCACTATTGCCACATTAGCTGAACATATTGAGTTAATCACGCAATTGAACCGCCAATTCGACACTGATATTGGTATTTACCCTGAAATCAAATCACCCGCATGGCACCGTGAGCAAGGCGTGGATATCAGCAAAATTGTGCTGGCTACATTAGGTGATTACGGCATGACAGATAAAAACGCTAACAGTTATCTTCAGTGCTTTGATTTTGCAGAAGTGAAACGATTACGTGATGAATTGGGTTACCAAGGCAATTTAGTCATGTTGATTGCCGATAATAGTTGGGGAGAATCTGCGACCGACTACACCTACCTTCGTACAGAAGCAGGCATGGCTGAAGTATCTAAATACGCGGATGGAATTGGGCCATGGCTCGGCCAACTTCTTAACACAGAAGCGCTAAAAGCAGGAAAAGTGGAAGCGCAGCCCTGGCTAGCCTTCGCGCAACAAAACAAGCTTATTATTCACCCTTACACCTTCAGGAAGGATGCTCTACCGCCTGGTTTCACCAGCGAGCAATTGCTTACTACGTTAAAAGATATTCTGGCGGTAGATGGTGTATTCACAGACCAGGTTCCCACGGTGAAAACCTGGCGAGAAAAGTCGAACTAA
- a CDS encoding FecR family protein, with amino-acid sequence MNNIRQFSSKEDIQEQACLWISRLDRELTGNEKDALEAWLKESKAHRKALLEAASLWDDMSVLNELSGLFPRQPTSAAKEAKQTRRLRTRAKWSIAAAFLVMAVAVGVLLEQTWLNNTPVLASITEKVETGVGEQKNITLADGSKLHLNTDSIVTVDFTENARNIVLLRGEAHFDVAHDTSRPFTVTAGNNTVTAVGTAFNMQYVDDQAFELVVTDGKVLVADRFNTFNRQGSLFSNKPNSEEGLLLYAGEKAVVKGKVEEKENLSKNDIDDDLAWQKGMIVFKGEPLESVLEEIGRYTPVRFSISDEGLKRRRVAGYFKVGDIEGLLGALKNSFNIEYEKITETSIQLSVASS; translated from the coding sequence ATGAACAATATTCGTCAATTCTCCAGTAAAGAAGATATTCAAGAGCAGGCTTGTCTTTGGATTAGTCGTCTTGATCGCGAGTTAACAGGTAATGAAAAAGACGCCCTTGAAGCTTGGTTGAAAGAAAGTAAAGCCCATAGAAAAGCATTACTTGAAGCGGCCAGTTTGTGGGATGACATGTCAGTGTTAAACGAATTAAGTGGTTTGTTCCCTAGACAGCCTACCAGTGCTGCCAAAGAAGCAAAGCAAACACGACGACTTCGCACCCGAGCTAAGTGGAGTATTGCCGCCGCCTTTTTAGTTATGGCCGTGGCGGTAGGGGTGCTACTTGAACAAACATGGCTTAATAACACGCCCGTACTTGCAAGCATCACGGAAAAAGTAGAAACCGGTGTTGGCGAGCAAAAAAATATTACGCTTGCAGATGGGTCTAAGCTGCATCTGAATACCGACTCTATCGTTACCGTAGATTTCACGGAAAACGCGCGTAATATCGTGTTGCTAAGAGGCGAAGCTCACTTTGATGTTGCCCATGATACGTCACGCCCTTTTACGGTAACAGCGGGCAACAATACCGTTACCGCCGTGGGCACAGCATTTAACATGCAGTACGTAGATGATCAGGCTTTTGAATTGGTTGTTACCGACGGTAAAGTGTTGGTGGCAGACAGGTTCAATACGTTTAACCGCCAAGGTTCCTTGTTTAGTAATAAACCCAATTCAGAAGAAGGGTTATTGCTATACGCCGGTGAAAAAGCGGTGGTGAAGGGGAAAGTTGAAGAAAAAGAGAACCTTTCAAAAAATGACATTGATGACGATTTAGCATGGCAAAAAGGCATGATAGTGTTTAAAGGTGAACCTCTTGAGTCTGTGTTAGAAGAAATAGGCCGTTACACACCTGTACGCTTTTCTATTAGCGACGAGGGATTAAAGCGTCGGCGTGTTGCAGGCTACTTTAAAGTTGGTGACATAGAAGGCCTATTAGGGGCGCTTAAAAACAGCTTTAATATAGAATACGAAAAAATAACCGAAACCAGCATACAGCTTTCTGTGGCTTCAAGTTAA